A single genomic interval of Staphylococcus hyicus harbors:
- a CDS encoding F0F1 ATP synthase subunit B → MLTFAASAGGVNIGDILVTIFTFVILLFLLKKFAWGPLKKVMDDREHSINQDIDDAERAKMNAQRLEEENRKTLKETQDQVHKMLEEAKVQAQRQQEEILHEANQRANGMIETAQSEIKSEKERALAEINSQVSELSVLIASKVLRKEISEQDQKDLIDKYIKEVGDK, encoded by the coding sequence ATGTTAACCTTTGCAGCTAGTGCCGGTGGTGTAAATATTGGTGACATTCTTGTGACTATTTTCACATTTGTTATCTTACTTTTCCTACTTAAAAAGTTTGCATGGGGCCCACTTAAAAAGGTTATGGACGACCGTGAACATTCAATTAATCAAGATATTGATGATGCGGAACGCGCAAAAATGAATGCACAGCGTCTAGAAGAAGAAAATAGAAAAACGTTAAAAGAAACTCAAGATCAAGTACATAAGATGCTTGAAGAAGCCAAAGTACAAGCGCAACGACAACAAGAAGAAATTCTTCATGAAGCTAACCAACGTGCAAATGGCATGATAGAAACGGCTCAAAGTGAAATCAAGAGTGAAAAAGAACGTGCATTAGCTGAAATTAATAGTCAAGTCTCTGAACTTTCAGTGTTAATTGCGTCTAAAGTATTACGCAAAGAAATTTCTGAGCAAGATCAAAAAGACCTTATCGACAAGTACATTAAAGAGGTAGGGGATAAATAA
- the atpE gene encoding F0F1 ATP synthase subunit C, protein MSLIAAAIAIGLSALGAGIGNGLIVSRTVEGVARQPEARTQLMSIMFIGIGLVEALPIIGVVITFIVLFS, encoded by the coding sequence ATGAGTTTAATCGCAGCAGCAATCGCAATTGGTTTATCAGCACTTGGTGCAGGTATTGGTAACGGTTTAATTGTTTCTAGAACAGTAGAAGGTGTAGCACGTCAACCAGAGGCACGTACACAATTAATGTCAATCATGTTCATCGGTATCGGTTTAGTTGAGGCACTTCCAATCATTGGTGTCGTTATCACATTCATCGTGTTATTTAGCTAA
- a CDS encoding ATP synthase subunit I: protein MVRFYNCTQPFLTYYICLWVGLMMLYFWLHHAFVLGLIVGLFASTFNTIIFEYYLHRAKQTRVGSISTGGNWRYFTAILACATWVAFQEQIHIIGVLIGLMVSYVFIILRPLVKKDTRNSN, encoded by the coding sequence TTTTGACATATTACATTTGCCTCTGGGTAGGCCTCATGATGCTTTATTTTTGGCTACACCATGCTTTTGTTCTTGGATTAATAGTGGGTTTATTTGCTTCAACGTTTAATACAATCATCTTTGAATATTATTTACATCGTGCCAAACAAACACGTGTAGGATCTATTTCGACAGGTGGTAATTGGCGGTATTTTACAGCAATTCTCGCTTGTGCAACTTGGGTGGCATTTCAAGAACAGATACATATTATCGGTGTACTAATAGGGCTTATGGTTTCATATGTTTTTATCATTTTACGTCCTTTGGTTAAGAAGGACACACGTAACTCTAATTGA
- the atpB gene encoding F0F1 ATP synthase subunit A: MGHKSPIVTWHFLGLDINFNLSTVMMLIITAIIVFTIAVLCTRNLQKRPKGAQNFIEWVFDFVRGIIESNMAWSKGGHFHFLAVTLILFIFVANMLGLPFQLLANHYLWWKSPTADPHVTLTLATMMVILTHYYGVKMRGTKAYLQNYVQPYPLLVIINVFEEFASTLTLGLRLYGNIFAGEILLGLLAGVTLSAFGWIIGIPGLIVWQGFSIFVGAIQAYIFIMLTMVYMSHKVADNH, translated from the coding sequence ATGGGTCATAAAAGTCCAATAGTAACTTGGCATTTTCTAGGATTAGATATTAACTTTAACTTATCGACGGTAATGATGTTAATCATCACAGCTATTATCGTGTTTACGATTGCAGTCTTATGTACACGAAATCTTCAGAAAAGACCTAAAGGTGCTCAAAACTTTATCGAATGGGTATTCGATTTTGTTCGAGGCATCATTGAAAGTAACATGGCATGGTCTAAGGGAGGACATTTTCACTTCTTAGCAGTTACATTAATTTTATTTATTTTTGTAGCGAATATGTTAGGTCTACCATTTCAATTGTTGGCTAACCATTATCTATGGTGGAAGTCTCCAACCGCAGATCCTCATGTTACGTTAACTCTTGCTACGATGATGGTCATTCTTACACATTACTATGGCGTTAAAATGCGAGGTACAAAAGCATACCTTCAAAATTACGTTCAACCATATCCGCTGTTAGTTATCATTAATGTATTTGAAGAATTTGCTTCTACATTAACATTAGGACTTCGTCTTTACGGTAACATCTTTGCAGGTGAGATTTTATTAGGTCTTCTCGCTGGTGTTACATTAAGCGCATTTGGTTGGATTATCGGTATTCCGGGCTTAATTGTATGGCAAGGTTTCTCAATCTTTGTAGGTGCAATCCAAGCTTATATCTTTATCATGTTAACAATGGTTTATATGTCACATAAAGTGGCAGACAACCATTAA